The following are encoded in a window of Nibricoccus aquaticus genomic DNA:
- a CDS encoding flagellin: protein MSVVINTNYSATVASNNLAMSNQNLQKSLNRLSSGSKIVSPADDAGGLAVSMKLSAAAKRSGAAAINIGNSASYLQTQDGVLKVTGKVLERMSELKTLYNDPTKNSTDLSNYDSEFTSLQAQLTSLVAEKFNGVTLFGSTGSAGLTVSVTEDGSTTSAVTLANRDLSSTATGIGALTVSSITSLGSSGLTLTAITSAIQNVATFRAQNGAEQSRLSFAAELLTVNKANLEAANSRIIDVDVASESTQLARWNTLVQAGTAMLSQANQSAQTALRLLQ from the coding sequence ACACCAACTATTCCGCCACGGTTGCCTCGAACAACTTGGCTATGTCCAATCAGAACCTGCAGAAGAGCCTCAATCGTCTCTCTAGCGGTTCCAAAATTGTTTCCCCGGCCGATGATGCCGGTGGTCTCGCCGTTTCCATGAAGTTGTCCGCCGCAGCCAAGCGCTCCGGTGCGGCCGCGATCAACATCGGCAACTCCGCCTCGTACCTGCAAACGCAGGACGGCGTGCTCAAAGTCACCGGCAAGGTGCTCGAGCGCATGAGCGAGCTGAAGACCCTCTATAACGATCCGACGAAGAATAGCACCGACCTCTCGAACTATGATTCGGAGTTCACGTCGCTCCAAGCACAGCTCACGTCACTGGTCGCTGAAAAATTTAACGGCGTCACTCTGTTCGGTTCCACCGGTTCGGCCGGTCTCACCGTCTCGGTCACTGAAGACGGCAGCACCACTTCCGCTGTTACCCTCGCTAACCGGGATCTTTCCAGCACCGCGACCGGTATCGGTGCCCTCACGGTCAGCTCGATCACGAGCCTCGGTTCTTCCGGCCTCACCCTCACCGCGATCACGTCCGCGATCCAGAACGTCGCCACTTTCCGCGCCCAGAACGGCGCCGAGCAAAGCCGCCTCTCGTTCGCCGCCGAACTGCTCACGGTCAACAAGGCCAACCTCGAAGCCGCCAACAGCCGCATCATCGATGTGGACGTGGCCTCGGAGTCCACACAGCTCGCCCGCTGGAATACTCTCGTGCAGGCCGGTACTGCGATGCTCTCACAGGCCAATCAGAGCGCCCAGACCGCGCTCCGTCTCCTGCAGTAA
- a CDS encoding flagellin, whose translation MSVVINTNYSATVASNNLASSNAMLQRSLNRLSSGSKIVTPSDDAGGLAVSMKLSAAAKRQGAVASNIGNSVSYLQTQDGALKVTAKVLDRMSELKTLYADPTKNSSDLANYDSEFTALQSQLTSLVAEKFNGVTLFGSSGAAGLTVAVTEDGSTTSAVTLANRELSSTSSGIGALTATTVTSLGSSGLTLSAITSAIQNVATMRAQNGAEQSRLGFAGELLTTNKANLEAANSRIVDVDVAQESTQLARWNTLVQAGTAMLSQANQSAQTALRLIS comes from the coding sequence ATGTCAGTTGTTATTAACACTAACTATTCGGCGACCGTTGCCTCCAACAACCTCGCCTCGTCCAATGCCATGCTGCAACGCAGCCTTAACCGGTTGTCCAGCGGCTCGAAGATCGTCACCCCGTCCGATGACGCCGGCGGTCTCGCTGTTTCGATGAAGCTCTCCGCCGCGGCTAAACGCCAGGGCGCAGTCGCCTCGAACATCGGCAACTCTGTCTCGTATCTGCAAACGCAGGACGGCGCTCTGAAGGTCACCGCCAAGGTGCTCGACCGCATGAGCGAGCTGAAGACCCTCTACGCTGATCCGACCAAGAACAGCTCCGACCTGGCCAACTACGACTCCGAGTTCACCGCTCTCCAGAGCCAGCTCACGTCTCTCGTGGCCGAGAAATTCAACGGCGTCACGCTGTTCGGCTCCTCCGGTGCCGCCGGCCTCACGGTCGCGGTCACGGAAGACGGCAGCACGACCTCCGCTGTCACCCTCGCCAACCGCGAGCTGTCGAGCACCTCGTCCGGCATCGGCGCCCTCACGGCAACGACTGTCACGAGCCTCGGTTCGTCCGGTCTGACGCTGAGCGCCATCACCAGCGCGATTCAGAACGTTGCCACGATGCGCGCCCAGAACGGCGCTGAGCAAAGCCGCCTCGGTTTCGCGGGCGAGCTCCTCACGACCAACAAGGCCAACTTGGAAGCCGCCAACAGCCGCATCGTCGATGTGGATGTCGCGCAGGAATCCACCCAGCTCGCACGCTGGAACACCCTCGTGCAGGCCGGCACTGCGATGCTCTCGCAGGCCAATCAAAGCGCTCAGACGGCCCTCCGTCTGATCTCGTAA
- a CDS encoding flagellin, giving the protein MSVVINTNYSATVASNNLASSNAMLQRSLNRLSSGSKIVTPSDDAGGLAVSMKLSAAAKRQGAVSSNIGNSVSYLQTQDGALKVTGKVLDRMSELKTLYADPTKNSSDLANYDSEFTALQSQLTSLVAEKFNGVTLFGSASLTVAVTEDGSTTSAVSLAGRDLAGTSAGIGALTSSSVTSLGSSGLTLSAITSAIQNVATMRAQNGAEQSRLGFAGELLTTNKANLEAANSRIIDVDVAQESTQLARWNTLVQAGTAMLAQANGSAQTALRLIS; this is encoded by the coding sequence ATGTCAGTTGTCATTAATACAAACTACTCGGCCACGGTTGCTTCAAACAATCTGGCCTCCTCGAACGCGATGTTGCAACGCAGCCTTAACCGGCTGTCGAGCGGCTCGAAGATCGTCACCCCGTCTGACGACGCCGGCGGTCTTGCTGTGTCCATGAAACTTTCTGCCGCGGCTAAACGCCAGGGCGCGGTTTCTTCGAACATCGGCAATTCCGTCTCGTACCTGCAGACGCAGGACGGCGCGCTCAAAGTCACTGGCAAGGTCCTCGATCGCATGAGCGAGCTGAAGACCCTCTACGCAGACCCGACCAAGAACAGCTCCGACCTGGCCAACTACGACTCCGAGTTCACCGCTCTCCAGAGCCAGCTCACGTCCCTCGTGGCCGAGAAGTTCAACGGCGTCACCCTGTTCGGTTCCGCCTCGCTCACAGTCGCAGTCACCGAAGACGGCAGCACGACTTCCGCTGTCAGCCTCGCCGGTCGCGACCTCGCTGGCACCAGCGCCGGTATCGGTGCTCTCACGTCATCGTCTGTCACGAGCCTCGGTTCGTCCGGTCTGACGCTGAGCGCCATCACCAGCGCGATTCAGAACGTCGCCACGATGCGCGCCCAGAACGGCGCTGAGCAGAGCCGCCTCGGTTTCGCGGGCGAGTTGCTCACGACCAACAAAGCCAACCTCGAAGCCGCTAACAGCCGCATCATCGATGTGGACGTGGCGCAGGAATCCACCCAGCTCGCACGTTGGAACACCCTCGTGCAGGCCGGTACCGCGATGCTTGCCCAGGCCAACGGCTCGGCGCAGACGGCTCTCCGTCTGATCTCGTAA
- a CDS encoding glycosyltransferase family 2 protein gives MPSPAPTFAARPLLSLCMIVKNERETLARCLASVKDVVNEIVVVDTGSTDGTQAIAREHGAQLIQSSWENDFSRARNQSLAAATGAWILVLDADEYLLPEDGAALRQLIAQHTDADGRATVAFQLVLQNLSADGRPGMLAHITRVFPNRADVRYEWPIHEQVMTSLSRAGVPVLTLTVKFLHTGYANRERNRAKQLRNREIFQTQIAGGGDLAPMTYFLLGGCHLDLGEHEEALTIYRFALQAARRAPDGDEVARGAHVRVITCLLALGRADEALAEMPVEFDAGWHPELMALRAEAEAKLGRADEARGWYERVLGCVAAPQIPPYDVTELKCDALLFLGAYWKDRGKPARGVQLLRAALALKQEGKAFGPAELAALYERVA, from the coding sequence ATGCCGTCGCCCGCCCCCACGTTCGCCGCCCGCCCGCTCCTGAGTTTGTGCATGATCGTGAAGAACGAGCGCGAGACGCTCGCCCGCTGCCTCGCGTCGGTGAAGGACGTCGTCAACGAGATCGTCGTCGTGGACACGGGATCGACCGACGGCACGCAGGCGATCGCGCGTGAGCACGGTGCGCAGCTCATTCAATCCAGTTGGGAAAATGATTTCAGCCGGGCGCGCAACCAGTCGCTCGCCGCGGCAACGGGCGCGTGGATTCTGGTGCTGGACGCGGACGAGTATTTGCTTCCCGAGGACGGCGCTGCGCTGCGTCAGCTCATCGCGCAGCACACGGACGCAGACGGCCGAGCCACGGTGGCGTTTCAGCTGGTGCTGCAAAACCTGTCGGCCGACGGCCGGCCCGGAATGCTCGCGCACATCACGCGCGTTTTCCCCAACCGGGCTGACGTGCGCTACGAGTGGCCGATCCACGAGCAGGTTATGACCAGTCTCAGCCGTGCAGGCGTTCCCGTGCTTACCTTGACGGTGAAATTCCTTCACACCGGCTACGCGAACCGGGAGCGCAACCGGGCGAAGCAGCTTCGCAACCGGGAGATTTTTCAGACGCAGATCGCCGGTGGCGGTGATCTCGCGCCGATGACTTATTTCCTGCTCGGCGGCTGTCATCTCGATCTCGGCGAGCATGAGGAGGCGCTCACCATTTATCGGTTCGCTCTTCAGGCCGCGCGCCGCGCGCCGGATGGAGACGAGGTCGCGCGCGGCGCCCACGTGCGCGTGATCACCTGTCTACTCGCGCTCGGGCGGGCCGACGAAGCATTGGCGGAAATGCCGGTGGAATTTGATGCGGGCTGGCACCCGGAGCTGATGGCGTTGCGCGCGGAAGCCGAGGCGAAGCTCGGGCGGGCCGACGAGGCGCGCGGCTGGTACGAACGCGTGCTGGGCTGCGTGGCGGCGCCGCAGATTCCGCCTTACGATGTGACGGAGTTGAAATGCGACGCGCTGCTTTTTCTCGGCGCGTATTGGAAGGACCGGGGGAAGCCTGCGCGGGGCGTGCAGTTGTTGCGGGCGGCGCTCGCGCTCAAGCAAGAGGGCAAGGCGTTCGGACCGGCGGAGCTGGCGGCGTTGTACGAGCGGGTGGCGTAG